From the genome of Glycine soja cultivar W05 chromosome 14, ASM419377v2, whole genome shotgun sequence:
tatatatgtgtgagATATCTaggattttaataaaataaaatattaaatattaaatatattttcatgtgAAAACTAATTATTGGTAATAAAAGCTAatagtatattataattatagtatttaaaatttgaataaacttaaataaaatttaagtatacttatatatatacataataattattatttaatttccatccttaattattaatttttttatataaaatatatcataaataaaataatatatatacacatatccttcattaatattcaaattatcaaaattatatatataaataacattaaggTTACCACttagttttttattaaatacaataaaaacattaaattcaGATAAACCTGACTATTATTATAAAGTTGAATGATTAATGTAGCGGTTATATATAAACTATATACATGAGATTTGTTAACATATTCTCACCTCTTGTTCAATTGGAGTAGGTTAACAACCTACATCAAAATATTGGGACAAAAAAACTCAcacatctcttttattttagtaatttatattaagagcataatagtaatttaaaattaagttttgaagaaataaaagttaatgcTCTCTCCTTGATGCCACTCATTCCCTTGGTATGTCCTGGTGGCGCTGCCATGCCATCTACATACTACTGCATCCAAGCATTGCTAGTGACCTCACTAGATCTAAACTCAACAGGCACCATCACACACTACTAcaataatgtcattttatgACAGTCAAATGTAACACGTTGTAGAAATAATAGCGGTGACATTATTGTAATTTTCGCAAAGTTGACAATGACGGCTATTAAAGTAACCGCCTTTAATAAGCAAGCATGCTGAGATAAAGATGGGTGTATTAAGTCCGTCTTAAAAATATGGTGATACAAAGGCGGTCTTATTATAATGATCGtctttgaataattaaaaaaaaaattgtgctcgTTCATATTTCACAAACATATTTTGCGTCCGTTCCGCATCTTTCTTCTCTCCTCTTCCATTTTCCCAATCTAATATCCAAAGCTCTCCACCTCCTCCAGCATCTCCTCTTCCCTTTTCATAAACAAATTATGCGGCTCGCGGATGAACGCAAGCTCCTCATGGTCCACATGCCAGCCACGAGACAGCCAGTTGTGTGGCGGCACAAGgcgaaaaaggaaaaaagcaaaATCACTTCGCAATCGATTACGGTTTTAACGCCATCGTTGCCGCCGCGAACGGGTCGAAGCTCACGATTCTGAAGTCCCCGACGGGCCGCGAGATCGAGGCCCACTATGAGTTGGGCCGCGAACTGGACCACAGCGAGTTCGGGATAACCTACCTCTGTACGAACAAGGAGTTGGGGATTTCATATGGTTGCCGCTGAAAGATTGAAGCTTTTTTGTGTAAGAGGAAGAGGGGGGCTTAGAATTTTGTTGTGGGTTGCATTTTGGTGGTGCGTGATTCTACTGTTGGTTAATCCAGTGGCAGGTCTCAGACCCTTGAGAGAAAGGACTGGGTCTTGGAATGATGAGGTTTGTTTAGGAACTTGTCttaaatttcagttttttgATGACCGTGATGGTAATCGAAGAATGTGATGcacatgaatttgaattttttgttgttgttgttgtaatgtTGATGATTTGGTGGCTGCATTTTGATTGTGGTTAGTTAGGGATTGCACTAGCTGCTATTGCTTTGTGCAGTTGTGATTTGTGGAAGTAGACTAGACACTAGAAGTAGGAAATTTAAAGTTTGGTTTTGTTAGAGCTGACATTAATCGAACATGTTTTGTTTAGAATGTTTGAACCTAGGGAGAAGAGTCACAGGCGTTCATTTACTTTGTTCAGAATTTATTCATGGCGTTGGGAGAGAATAGGCGAAGAAAAGAATTAGGAAAGTGCTgcattttatttatagaaatctATGTCAATTTGTACTTTAgttatgcttttttgagtggtTTACAGGGTGTTTCTCTCATAACAGAAAATAGTCATATATTTGAGTTTATCTTTCGTGTGTAACTCTTAAGGTGTCCAACGATGAAATTTTTTCCCAAGTTAATTGTAAGGCATTTGCCTTTAACTTTACTGCCATATAACTCTCCTAAACAccgatttatgattaaaaattatttgaattgacAAATTGGGATTGTTATGATTGAGTCAAAATCTGACTGAAGGAGAACTCACTTATTTGAATGTTATTGATATGTCACTTCTCTTAGGGGCTATTTACAAGAAAGGAGGAGAGCAACTTAGGTCCATTTTCACAATGGAACATAACAGGAACTTACAAAGGTTTGTATTCTTTATTAACTTAAGTAATAAGTGTATCAGtggttttctattttattttaatcatagtTTTGGTCTATGCATTATGTGTTTTTAATCTGCTATCATTGGACAGAGCATAACAAAGGCAAAGGGACAGAGCATAATGATCAAATACATATGATCAGATGCAGATGCAGAAAAGTGAGTATAAATTGTGAGATCTCCAATATTTCTAAACATCATATAAATAATGAAAGAGGGAGATTAATTATTGAGCACTtgttttgaaagaaaagaaaattaaagaaaaaaggttGAAAGGCCTGGTGTTATTTTGTCTTTTAAGGTTTGTGTCCTTGTACCATCTATACCATGCTAATAGCCATCATTTCTTCCTTATTGTTTCTCATttgtaaatattcaaattaataaatgtatttaaatatataaattgtatgtTGGATTTTTCATGAATAGTTTAAATTGTGATGTCCTTTCATGCTACTGTGTATGTTATAAATAAGTTCCTCACTATCTTGATCTCTCATGTAGGTTCATAGTGTATAGACGGCAGCAGAAGCTTATTCAGCCCCTTCTACTGTTCTAACATCACATTCACATGATGGACTTCATGTTTTTGACGATTTTAGAGAGACTTATGCTTGGCTGAGTCATAATacagaaaaagatgataaagtaAGTTCTATaggattttattatttctctGCTTAAATGGATTTGTGGTGTCTTGTCTACAACTTTTTTACCGATGTTGCCAATGATTATCTTTGCCTTTTTCTCTCACAAGTTCAGCATTTAGGCTAATTACTGATATTCTTTCTGAAAAATATTGTTGGAACTTGGAATCAATGGTGATAGTTATCATGCATTATTTCCTGTGTTTTATA
Proteins encoded in this window:
- the LOC114384277 gene encoding transmembrane E3 ubiquitin-protein ligase FLY1-like; its protein translation is MVAAERLKLFCVRGRGGLRILLWVAFWWCVILLLVNPVAGLRPLRERTGSWNDEGLFTRKEESNLGPFSQWNITGTYKEHNKGKGTEHNDQIHMIRCRCRKVHSV